Sequence from the Fulvivirga ligni genome:
TAACTGTGCCACCGGGTTAGGAGTAGCCAGGTTAATGGCATCTCCATTTACACCACCCAGAGTCCAGGTAGTAAAACCTCTCCAGCGGGTATTTCCGTTATACACGGGCTGAGTAGGATCATAATAGATAGCATTTGCAATGGCTCCCTGTTCTGCGAAATTGTTATTGTTATTAATACCCTTTAAACTAACCTTCAATTTCAGATGATCATCAAGAAAAGTGGGATCCAGATTTATGCCCACTGATGTTCTCTCGTAGTTATAGGTTTTAAGAATACCGTCAGTATTGTTATACCCCAGAGATACTCGGTAAGGCATAGTTCCAGCTGTTCCTGATACACTTAGGTTATGATCCTGGCCAAAAGCATTTTTGTAGATCTCATCCTGCCAATCAGTATTGGCATCTCCTAATAATGAAAGTACATCATCCTGACCAGCATATAACTGATTCATTAAGACTCTATATTCGTCACCACTATACACATCTACTTTTTTAGAAGGCGTGTATAGAGAGGTAGTAACATTATAGTTAATCTTGAAACCTGATTTCCCACTTTTGGTGGTGATAAGCAACACACCATTAGAAGCTCTGGAACCATAAATGGCAGTAGAGGAAGCATCTTTTAGTACTGTAACCGACTGAATATCATTAGGATTCAGGATTGATAATAAGTTCGGAGAACCTCCACGGCCTTCATTATCCATTGGCACACCATCAATTACAATAAGCGGATCATTACTGGCTGAAATAGAAGCTCCTCCCCTTACGCGGATGGTTGAGGTATTACCCGGGGCACCACTATTTGAAGTAATGGAAACCCCGGCTGTTTTACCTGAAATCAATTCCTGAGGTGAGTTTATAGCTCCTTTATTAAAATCATCTGTATTGATCACTGCCACTGCACCAGTAGCATCTGATTTTTTCACACTACCATAACCAATCACCACCAGCTCGTCTAGCGTGGTTACATCCACAGTAAGGCCAGCGTTAACAATGCTTTGATTATTTACCAGCACTTCTTCCGTAAGATATCCGATATATGAAATCTGCAGTATGGCATCGCTTTTAGATACCTTGATGGAGTAATTTCCATTGATATCTGTAATGGTTCCATTGGTAGTACCTTTTTCAAGTACGGTAGCACCTACCAGTGGATCATCAGAATCACCATCAGTAATCCTTCCGGTGATGGTAGCCTCTTGAGCATAACCTGCTGTAATAAGCATGGTCATGAGCAGCAAGGCTATCGGCACCTTTTTTAGTAAAACGTTTATTCTCATAGGGTTTAATTTTAGTTTTAATTAGTAGTTAAGTGAAATCTTATGGCCTGTCCGCCACCTGGAGCTAGTTTTATAGGCAGCACAGTTTCAGAGTTTACTTCAATGCTTTCCATATTTATAGCTAGAGGATTAGTTTCCATATCAGCACCTTCACCATCAGCATAGATCTGCGCTTCATAAGTTTTGCCCGGAGTAAGGAAGCTTAGAGTTACTTCCATTTGCTTGGCATCGTCGCTAGTAGTGCTGCCCAAATACCAGTCATCACCGTTTCTATCTTTTCTGGCTATGGTTAGATAATCTCCGATCTTGGCATTGAGCACTTCGGTCTTTTCCCAGTCAGTAGGTACATCTCTGATGAACTGAAAAGCGGGCTGATCAGCATAATGCTCAGGTAAATCAGCGGCCATTTGTAGTGGACTATAGATAGTTACATACAAAGCAAGCTGCTTAGCCAGCGTAGTGTGCACTCTATTCTCAGGCTTGTTAGCTATAGTGATATCGAAAATACCAGGAGTATAATCCAATGGACCAGCCAGGCATCTTGTGAAAGGTAAAATAAGCGTGTGCGATGGTGGATTTCCGGCGCTCCATGCTTCATACTCGGTACCACGAGCACCTTCACGAGTCATCATGTTAGGGTAGGTTCTTCTTAGGCCAGTGGCTTTTACAGGCTCATGAACATCTAGCATGATATGATGATCTGCCGTGGCTTTCATTACCTTGTTATAATGATTCACCATAAACTGGCTTTGATGATACTCTTTGCCATTAGCCAATTTACATACGTATCCTGTTTTTAAAGCATGGATGTTATGCTTATCCATAAAGGCCAGCGCGTCATCAAGCTGTTTTTCGTAGTTCTCTATGTTGCCACCAGTTTCATGATGGGCGATAAGGCCTACACCTTTTTCCTTGGCATAGCTGCTCAACTCCTCAACATCATAATCAGGATAGGGCTTAGAGAAGTTAAAATTCCCAGAGCTCCAGTCATCATCCCAGCCAATGTTCCAGCCTTCAACCAGTACACCAGAAAGGTTATTGTTAGAAGCAAAATCAATCAGCTCCTTGGTGTTTTTGGTAGTGGCTCCGTGCATATCACCTGAATTCCAGGTTTGCGTGTTAATATGCATACCCCACCAGATGCCGTTGTATTTTCCAGGCTCTATCCAGTCAGTATTGCCAATTTTATTAGGCTCATTGAGGTTAAGGATAAGATATGAAGTAATCAGATCTCCAGCTGATGGTGCAATCTGCACTGTTCTCCAGGGAGTAACTAAAGCGCCATTGGCTCTTACCTTCTCACCGGTAGACCAAGGCACCAAATCTGCTGATAGTTTTGTACCTTCAGGCTTCAAAGTCATGCCTGCATAATCTATTAAGCTAGCTTCGTGAATGCTCACAAAAAGACTATCTCCCAACTCCATAGTTAAAGGGGTATGAATATTCTCCTTTAGATCTGCCAGCTTGTTTTTATTAAATAGCGCCTCATAGTCTGTATTATCTCCATAAGCAGGAATCCACCAGGCATCATAATTTTGAGTAAGGTTGAACTCTGAAAGCTCATTTGTAACCTTATACTCGCCCATGTTATTTTCTGTAGGGATTTCATACCTGAAAGCCACACCATCATCATAAGCTCTGAATATGATATTGAGTTTTCTACCTGCTTCAGCCTTTTCTTTCAGCACCACTTTGAGCTGCTGATAATTATTTCTGATGTCCTTTACTTCGCCCCATGGCTGGCTCCAGGTTTCATCAAAGTCACTCACTTCAGATGATTCTATTTCAAATTGATCTTTCAAATGAGGCTGATCAGCGAACTCGAAG
This genomic interval carries:
- a CDS encoding glycoside hydrolase family 97 protein gives rise to the protein MKQIYRWSLLYFTLFLVLTSCSDKDKATDTAVSSPNGQHTIQFKLTEKGEPYYTVTRNGVLLIDDSRLGFEFADQPHLKDQFEIESSEVSDFDETWSQPWGEVKDIRNNYQQLKVVLKEKAEAGRKLNIIFRAYDDGVAFRYEIPTENNMGEYKVTNELSEFNLTQNYDAWWIPAYGDNTDYEALFNKNKLADLKENIHTPLTMELGDSLFVSIHEASLIDYAGMTLKPEGTKLSADLVPWSTGEKVRANGALVTPWRTVQIAPSAGDLITSYLILNLNEPNKIGNTDWIEPGKYNGIWWGMHINTQTWNSGDMHGATTKNTKELIDFASNNNLSGVLVEGWNIGWDDDWSSGNFNFSKPYPDYDVEELSSYAKEKGVGLIAHHETGGNIENYEKQLDDALAFMDKHNIHALKTGYVCKLANGKEYHQSQFMVNHYNKVMKATADHHIMLDVHEPVKATGLRRTYPNMMTREGARGTEYEAWSAGNPPSHTLILPFTRCLAGPLDYTPGIFDITIANKPENRVHTTLAKQLALYVTIYSPLQMAADLPEHYADQPAFQFIRDVPTDWEKTEVLNAKIGDYLTIARKDRNGDDWYLGSTTSDDAKQMEVTLSFLTPGKTYEAQIYADGEGADMETNPLAINMESIEVNSETVLPIKLAPGGGQAIRFHLTTN